Proteins co-encoded in one Prescottella sp. R16 genomic window:
- a CDS encoding FAD-dependent oxidoreductase, which produces MAYVITQACCNDASCVDVCPVNCIHPTPDEPEFATTEMLYIDPQTCIDCGACVDECPVDAIFGDNELSEAHAVYADINAAYFEKHPIGDDWPELPEPRHLPADLGTLRVAIVGSGPSACYAALELTSHPRVEVDMFDRLPTPYGLVRAGVAPDHGGTKAVTDVFRSALSKRSVQCHFNVEVGKHIDHDELLAHHHAVIYAVGAASDRRLGVPGEDLPGSHAATEFVAWYNGHPDYADRTFDLSGERAVVIGNGNVALDVARALVLDPDELAKTDMAEHAVEALRHSNIREVVLVGRRGPAQAAYTNPELIALGQLADVDIVVDPDEVVLDSVSRAWIDGPDSEPSEKLKVRQVEEFAKRTTTDGRKRIVLRYLASPEEIIGTDRVEGVRLVHNELVADDSGKLVARATDRTDTVDTGLVLRSIGYKGLPVAGIPFDERRGVVPNENGRVIDPDTGAPVPGVYVAGWIKRGPTGVIGTNKHCSAATVDMLLADFAGGALAQPDGDREKLTALVGERQPDTVDFQGWQRIDKHERALGAESGRARTKLVDLRAMLDVARTDES; this is translated from the coding sequence GTGGCTTATGTGATTACGCAGGCGTGCTGCAACGACGCCTCGTGTGTGGACGTGTGTCCCGTCAACTGCATTCATCCGACACCGGACGAGCCGGAGTTCGCCACCACGGAGATGCTCTACATCGACCCGCAGACCTGCATCGACTGCGGTGCGTGCGTCGACGAGTGCCCCGTGGACGCCATTTTCGGCGACAACGAACTCAGCGAGGCGCACGCCGTCTACGCCGACATCAACGCCGCCTACTTCGAGAAGCACCCCATCGGTGACGACTGGCCCGAACTGCCCGAGCCGCGGCACCTGCCCGCCGACCTCGGCACGCTGCGCGTCGCGATCGTCGGCTCCGGGCCGTCCGCGTGCTACGCGGCGCTCGAGCTGACATCGCATCCGCGCGTCGAGGTCGACATGTTCGACCGGCTGCCCACCCCGTACGGCCTGGTCCGTGCCGGCGTCGCCCCCGACCACGGCGGCACCAAGGCCGTCACCGACGTCTTCCGGTCGGCGCTGAGCAAGCGGTCCGTGCAGTGCCACTTCAACGTCGAGGTCGGCAAGCACATCGACCACGACGAACTGCTCGCCCACCACCACGCCGTGATCTACGCCGTCGGCGCCGCCAGCGACCGCCGTCTCGGTGTCCCCGGCGAAGACCTGCCCGGCAGCCACGCCGCCACCGAGTTCGTCGCCTGGTACAACGGCCACCCCGACTACGCCGACCGCACCTTCGACCTGTCCGGGGAACGCGCCGTCGTCATCGGCAACGGCAACGTCGCCCTCGACGTGGCCCGCGCCCTCGTCCTCGACCCCGACGAACTCGCCAAGACCGACATGGCAGAGCACGCCGTCGAGGCATTGCGCCACAGCAACATCCGCGAGGTCGTCCTCGTCGGACGCCGTGGACCCGCACAGGCCGCCTACACCAACCCCGAACTCATCGCCCTCGGCCAACTCGCCGACGTCGACATCGTCGTCGACCCCGACGAGGTCGTCCTCGACTCCGTCAGCCGCGCCTGGATCGACGGCCCCGACTCCGAACCGTCCGAGAAACTCAAGGTCCGCCAGGTCGAAGAATTCGCCAAGCGCACCACCACCGACGGCCGTAAGCGCATCGTGCTGCGCTACCTGGCATCGCCCGAGGAGATCATCGGCACCGACCGGGTCGAAGGCGTGCGCCTCGTCCACAACGAACTCGTCGCCGACGACTCCGGGAAACTCGTGGCCCGCGCCACCGACCGCACCGACACCGTCGACACCGGCCTGGTGCTGCGCTCCATCGGCTACAAGGGCCTGCCCGTGGCCGGTATACCGTTCGACGAACGTCGCGGCGTCGTCCCCAACGAGAACGGGCGCGTCATCGACCCCGACACCGGCGCCCCCGTGCCCGGCGTCTACGTCGCCGGCTGGATCAAACGCGGCCCCACCGGTGTCATCGGCACCAACAAACACTGCTCGGCCGCCACCGTCGACATGCTGCTGGCCGACTTCGCCGGCGGCGCGCTCGCGCAGCCCGACGGCGACCGCGAGAAGCTGACCGCCCTGGTCGGGGAACGTCAACCCGACACCGTCGACTTCCAGGGCTGGCAGCGCATCGACAAGCACGAGCGTGCACTCGGCGCCGAGAGCGGGCGCGCCCGCACCAAACTCGTCGACCTGCGGGCCATGCTCGACGTCGCCCGCACCGACGAAAGCTGA
- a CDS encoding dodecin produces MSNVYRVIKVVGSSTDGVDAAIANAISRASETMRNLDWFEVVETRGHIENGTVAHTQVTLEVGFRLD; encoded by the coding sequence ATGAGCAACGTCTACCGGGTGATCAAGGTCGTCGGCTCGTCGACGGACGGCGTCGACGCGGCGATCGCCAATGCCATCAGCCGCGCGAGCGAGACCATGCGCAACCTCGACTGGTTCGAGGTCGTCGAGACCCGCGGACACATCGAGAACGGCACCGTCGCCCATACGCAGGTGACACTCGAGGTCGGATTCCGACTGGACTAG
- a CDS encoding serine hydrolase domain-containing protein, whose protein sequence is MTIQVERGQTSSPAPPQPVPPRPRTEMLVDPRFLPLADRFFSLYRQPQNGGGALVAYVHGEKVLDIWAGHADRDRRWNHDTVALSFSTGKGVASTIVHRLAERGIVDYDTPVAAYWPEFAAAGKESITIRDVLTHRSGLHKVRGLVPGRTGLLDYDTVIDALAAATPDRRRLRGPGYHAVTFGWLVAEIVSRATGKPFTDIVRKEIAEPLGADEFWYRVPAAHKPRIAKLFPHINPGGLDWRLTSTVLAHAGPLRGLAEAAMPDGFDELVRNPAVHDAVMPGWNGVFSARSLARMYAAIANGGVIDGTRFLQPETLEKLGTVQTRDRDYVLGVKLGWRLGYHPPLLASRTQPTRGVGHYGVGGSGAYADPETGLALAFVTNRLGNAVTALGDLRLARLGAEAQTIVQKQQ, encoded by the coding sequence ATGACGATCCAGGTCGAACGCGGGCAGACGTCGAGCCCCGCGCCGCCGCAACCGGTGCCGCCGCGGCCCCGCACCGAGATGCTGGTCGATCCCCGGTTCCTGCCGCTCGCCGACAGGTTCTTCTCGCTGTACCGGCAGCCGCAGAACGGCGGTGGTGCGCTCGTCGCGTACGTGCACGGCGAGAAGGTGCTCGACATCTGGGCCGGTCACGCCGACCGGGACCGGCGCTGGAACCACGACACGGTCGCCCTGTCGTTCTCCACCGGCAAGGGTGTCGCGAGCACGATCGTCCACCGGCTCGCCGAACGCGGCATCGTCGACTACGACACCCCCGTCGCCGCCTACTGGCCCGAATTCGCGGCCGCCGGCAAGGAGTCGATCACGATCCGTGACGTCCTCACCCACCGCAGCGGCCTGCACAAGGTGCGCGGACTGGTTCCCGGCCGCACCGGCCTGCTCGACTACGACACCGTGATCGACGCCCTCGCCGCCGCCACCCCGGACCGTCGCCGGCTCCGCGGACCCGGCTACCACGCCGTCACGTTCGGGTGGCTCGTCGCCGAGATCGTGTCGCGTGCGACCGGCAAACCGTTCACCGACATCGTGCGCAAGGAGATCGCTGAACCGCTCGGCGCAGACGAGTTCTGGTACCGGGTGCCCGCCGCACACAAGCCGCGGATCGCGAAACTGTTCCCGCACATCAACCCGGGCGGGCTCGACTGGCGGCTGACGTCGACGGTGCTCGCGCACGCCGGCCCGCTGCGAGGCCTCGCGGAGGCCGCGATGCCCGACGGATTCGACGAGCTCGTCCGCAACCCCGCCGTCCACGACGCCGTCATGCCCGGCTGGAACGGCGTGTTCAGTGCCCGCTCGCTGGCCCGCATGTACGCCGCGATCGCGAACGGCGGCGTCATCGACGGCACCCGTTTCCTGCAGCCCGAGACCCTCGAAAAGCTGGGGACGGTGCAGACCCGGGACCGCGACTACGTGCTCGGCGTCAAACTCGGCTGGCGTCTCGGCTACCACCCGCCGCTGCTGGCCAGCCGCACCCAGCCCACCCGCGGCGTCGGCCACTACGGCGTCGGCGGATCCGGTGCATACGCCGACCCGGAGACCGGACTGGCACTCGCATTCGTCACCAACCGGCTGGGCAACGCCGTCACCGCGCTCGGTGACCTGCGGCTGGCCCGGCTCGGCGCGGAGGCACAGACGATCGTGCAGAAACAACAATGA
- a CDS encoding DNA polymerase domain-containing protein — protein MAATNRSPAEELDVDGVPVRLSNPDKIYYPRLGADGGTKRHLVEYYRTVATGGELLRALRDRPTHLQRFPDGVEGEEIYQKRVPAKRPEHVASCEITFPSGRTADALRVRSAADIVWAANLGTITFHPWAVRCPDVEHPDELRIDFDPQPGTDFDDARRIALDVTAPLLDELGLIGFPKTSGGRGLHVYLRIEPRWDFTAVRRAGIALCREIERRSSGRATTSWWKEERGQRIFLDFNQNARDKTIASAYSARNTPIGTVSTPVTWSELETVDPDDCTIATVPGLLADRPDPMAHLDDVAHPLDVLLEMADRDEAAGLGDLPYPPNYPKMPGEPKRVQPSRDRDRNESAR, from the coding sequence ATGGCTGCCACCAATCGATCTCCGGCAGAGGAACTCGACGTCGACGGTGTACCCGTGCGGCTGTCCAACCCGGACAAGATCTACTACCCGCGCCTCGGGGCGGACGGCGGCACCAAACGGCACCTCGTCGAGTACTACCGCACGGTCGCGACCGGCGGGGAACTGCTGCGCGCGCTGCGGGACCGGCCGACCCACCTGCAGCGCTTCCCGGACGGCGTCGAAGGCGAGGAGATCTACCAGAAGCGGGTGCCGGCCAAGCGTCCCGAACACGTCGCCTCGTGCGAGATCACGTTCCCGTCGGGGCGCACCGCCGACGCCCTGCGGGTGCGCAGTGCCGCCGACATCGTGTGGGCCGCGAACCTCGGCACGATCACGTTCCACCCGTGGGCGGTGCGCTGCCCCGACGTCGAGCATCCCGACGAACTGCGCATCGACTTCGACCCGCAGCCCGGCACCGACTTCGACGACGCCCGCCGTATCGCCCTCGACGTCACGGCGCCGCTGCTCGACGAACTCGGCCTGATCGGATTCCCGAAGACGTCGGGCGGACGTGGCCTGCACGTCTACCTCCGGATCGAACCGCGCTGGGACTTCACCGCGGTGCGCCGCGCCGGGATCGCGCTGTGCCGGGAGATCGAACGTCGCAGCAGCGGCCGCGCCACCACCTCCTGGTGGAAGGAGGAACGCGGGCAGCGCATCTTCCTCGACTTCAACCAGAACGCCCGCGACAAGACGATCGCGTCGGCCTACTCGGCGCGCAACACCCCGATCGGGACGGTGTCCACACCGGTGACCTGGTCGGAACTCGAGACCGTCGACCCCGACGACTGCACGATCGCCACCGTCCCCGGCCTGCTCGCCGACCGTCCGGACCCGATGGCGCACCTCGACGACGTCGCACACCCCCTCGACGTCCTGCTCGAGATGGCGGATCGGGACGAGGCCGCCGGACTCGGCGACCTGCCGTACCCGCCGAACTACCCGAAAATGCCGGGCGAACCGAAACGTGTGCAGCCGAGCCGGGACCGGGATCGTAACGAATCGGCGCGATAG
- a CDS encoding ATP-dependent DNA ligase — translation MDLPIAPPLQPMLAKAASGVPEQPADAPVWSYEPKWDGFRAIVFRDGDDVVFGSRGGKDLARYFPEMVEAVRAELPPRCVVDGELVVPREVGGRTRLDWASLSERIHPADSRVRLLAAETPARFIGFDLLALGDADFTKRAFTERREALLGAVGGGPRCHVTAATLDAETAERWFETFEGAGLDGVVAKRLDGHYLSNKREMVKVKHSRTADVVAMGYRQHKSLPGIGSILLGLYDDDELRMVGGASAFTAKRRIELLAELEPLRVGDDVVAEGEATRWQSSIDRSWIPLRPERVLEVAYDQMEGGLGEHGSQAGVRFRHAARFLRWRPDRVPESCAFEQLEVPLRYDLADVLTGEH, via the coding sequence GTGGATCTGCCGATCGCGCCACCCCTGCAGCCGATGCTGGCCAAGGCCGCGTCCGGAGTGCCCGAACAACCTGCCGACGCACCCGTGTGGTCGTACGAACCGAAGTGGGACGGTTTCCGCGCCATCGTGTTCCGGGACGGCGACGACGTCGTGTTCGGCTCCCGCGGCGGCAAGGACCTGGCCCGGTACTTCCCGGAGATGGTCGAGGCAGTGCGCGCCGAGTTGCCGCCGCGCTGCGTCGTCGACGGTGAACTGGTGGTGCCGCGGGAGGTCGGCGGACGGACCCGGCTGGACTGGGCGTCACTGTCCGAACGCATCCATCCCGCCGACAGCCGGGTGCGGTTGCTGGCCGCCGAGACCCCGGCCCGGTTCATCGGCTTCGATCTGTTGGCGCTCGGCGACGCGGACTTCACGAAACGTGCGTTCACCGAACGGCGGGAGGCGCTGCTCGGAGCCGTAGGCGGAGGACCGCGCTGTCACGTCACCGCCGCGACACTCGACGCCGAGACGGCCGAGCGCTGGTTCGAGACGTTCGAGGGTGCCGGACTCGACGGTGTCGTCGCCAAACGCCTCGACGGCCACTATCTGTCGAACAAGCGGGAGATGGTGAAGGTCAAGCACTCTCGCACCGCCGACGTCGTCGCGATGGGGTATCGGCAGCACAAGTCGCTGCCGGGCATCGGATCGATCCTCCTCGGCCTGTACGACGACGACGAACTGCGCATGGTCGGGGGAGCGTCGGCGTTCACCGCGAAGCGCCGCATCGAACTGCTCGCCGAACTCGAACCGCTCCGTGTCGGCGACGACGTCGTCGCCGAAGGGGAGGCCACCCGGTGGCAGTCGAGCATCGACCGCAGCTGGATTCCGCTGCGGCCCGAGCGGGTTCTCGAGGTGGCGTACGACCAGATGGAGGGCGGGCTCGGTGAACACGGCAGCCAGGCCGGGGTCCGGTTCCGGCACGCCGCGCGTTTCCTGCGCTGGCGCCCCGACCGCGTCCCCGAGTCGTGCGCGTTCGAACAACTCGAGGTTCCGCTGCGCTACGACCTCGCCGACGTCCTGACGGGAGAACACTGA